A region of Pseudarthrobacter sp. NIBRBAC000502770 DNA encodes the following proteins:
- a CDS encoding SRPBCC family protein, whose protein sequence is MTNELKITAPEGLPYIDFEREFDFPVADVFRAHKDPELVVQWLGPRGMKMEMDHYDFRTGGSYRYIHTGPEGVPYEFRGIFHTVRENEFALQTFEFGGYPDSVSLESMTFEELDGGRCRLRGHAMYQSMEARDGMLHSGMEGGMSEGYERLDELLAGASV, encoded by the coding sequence ATGACCAACGAACTGAAGATCACCGCCCCCGAGGGGCTCCCCTACATCGACTTCGAGCGTGAGTTCGACTTTCCGGTCGCGGACGTGTTCCGTGCCCACAAGGACCCGGAACTGGTGGTCCAATGGCTCGGCCCGCGGGGCATGAAGATGGAAATGGACCACTACGACTTCCGCACCGGCGGAAGCTACCGGTACATCCATACCGGCCCGGAGGGGGTGCCGTACGAGTTCCGTGGCATCTTCCACACGGTGCGCGAGAACGAGTTCGCCCTGCAGACCTTCGAGTTCGGCGGCTATCCGGACTCGGTCAGCCTGGAGTCCATGACGTTCGAGGAGCTCGACGGCGGCCGGTGCCGGCTGCGGGGCCACGCCATGTACCAGAGCATGGAGGCACGCGACGGCATGCTGCACTCAGGCATGGAGGGTGGCATGTCCGAAGGCTACGAGCGGCTGGACGAACTGTTGGCGGGCGCATCGGTCTGA
- a CDS encoding SDR family NAD(P)-dependent oxidoreductase, producing the protein MTAFPTDRTVIVTGAVSERGIGRATADYLAERGWNIGVIDIDDAACKAAAKELAEKHGIKAYGAGADVSDEASVRAAIDGIEAELPQLVALANIAGVSSPVPYLELDAAEWDRVLSINLNGVHYATRRVAESMVKNRVGRIVNISSVSAQRGGGTFSKTPYSVAKAGVIGLTRATARELGPYDITVNAISPGPIDTDIMGGTLSEERKDELVKDLVVNRVGSTRDIAAAISFLIGEDAGYISGQTLNVDGGLYMH; encoded by the coding sequence CGGCATCGGGCGCGCCACCGCGGACTACCTTGCAGAGCGCGGCTGGAACATCGGCGTGATCGATATCGACGACGCAGCCTGTAAGGCCGCGGCCAAGGAGCTTGCCGAGAAACACGGAATCAAAGCCTACGGTGCCGGTGCAGACGTCAGCGACGAGGCGTCGGTCCGGGCGGCCATCGACGGGATCGAGGCCGAACTTCCGCAGCTTGTGGCCCTCGCCAACATTGCCGGCGTGAGCTCCCCGGTGCCGTACCTTGAGCTGGACGCCGCCGAATGGGACCGCGTGCTCAGCATCAACCTGAACGGTGTCCACTACGCCACCCGTCGCGTGGCCGAATCGATGGTCAAGAACCGGGTGGGGCGGATCGTCAACATCTCCTCCGTCTCGGCGCAGCGCGGCGGCGGAACCTTCAGCAAGACCCCGTACTCGGTGGCCAAGGCCGGCGTCATCGGCCTGACCCGCGCCACCGCCCGCGAGCTGGGCCCGTACGACATCACGGTCAATGCCATCTCACCCGGTCCGATCGACACCGACATCATGGGCGGCACCCTCAGCGAGGAACGCAAGGATGAACTCGTGAAGGACCTGGTGGTGAACCGGGTGGGCTCCACCCGCGACATCGCGGCGGCCATTTCCTTCCTCATCGGCGAGGACGCCGGCTACATCTCCGGCCAGACGCTGAACGTCGACGGCGGCCTGTACATGCACTGA
- a CDS encoding MFS transporter, which produces MSETTATSKELLARPVLKSAISKAARRLMPMLVILYVVSFLDRTNVGFAEAALGADKGVSAAAFALGAGIFFIGYALFEIPSNLLLKKVGAKIWLARIAITWGIVSACFAFVQGETSFVILRFLLGVTEAGLFPGVIMYLAEWFPNKVRVQMFAIFYLAQPFSQMIGNPLSGWLINIGDQVPGLRGWQVMFFVEGLLAVLAGIAAFFFLINGPAKAKFLNSEEKYALKEVMALEDTIKDETGPRGILAAMRNGRVWYFTVIYFCLQVAVYGVTFFLPQQVSSLTGQKVGLAVGLLIAVPWFFGIFSCYFIGKAADTVAKRRKFGTVLFISTGLCIFGSAWAGTNHQPVLGMIFITLAVCSFLAVGPVVWSYPTAFLAGSAAAAGIGLINSLGNLGGFVAPILRTAVNEATQSPTGSMGVYALGVLPFVAAAMMFATRRFKNKADDLLD; this is translated from the coding sequence GTGTCCGAAACCACCGCAACATCCAAGGAACTCCTGGCCCGTCCGGTCCTGAAGTCCGCGATTTCCAAGGCAGCCCGCCGGCTTATGCCGATGCTGGTCATCCTGTACGTCGTGTCCTTCCTGGACCGCACCAACGTCGGCTTTGCCGAGGCCGCCCTAGGGGCGGACAAGGGGGTGTCTGCCGCGGCCTTCGCCCTCGGCGCCGGCATCTTCTTCATTGGCTACGCGCTTTTCGAGATTCCCAGCAACCTGCTGCTCAAGAAGGTCGGTGCCAAGATCTGGCTGGCGCGCATCGCCATCACCTGGGGCATCGTCTCGGCATGCTTCGCGTTCGTGCAGGGCGAGACCTCGTTCGTGATCCTGCGTTTCCTCCTGGGCGTAACCGAAGCCGGGCTGTTCCCCGGTGTGATCATGTACCTCGCCGAATGGTTCCCCAACAAGGTGCGCGTGCAGATGTTCGCCATCTTCTACCTGGCCCAGCCGTTCTCCCAGATGATCGGCAACCCCCTCTCCGGCTGGCTGATCAACATCGGCGACCAGGTGCCGGGACTGCGTGGCTGGCAGGTCATGTTCTTCGTTGAGGGCCTGCTGGCCGTCCTGGCCGGCATCGCGGCGTTCTTCTTCCTGATCAACGGCCCCGCAAAGGCAAAGTTCCTTAACAGCGAGGAAAAGTACGCGCTGAAGGAGGTCATGGCCCTGGAGGACACCATCAAGGACGAGACCGGGCCCCGCGGCATCCTCGCCGCCATGCGCAACGGCCGGGTCTGGTACTTCACCGTGATCTACTTCTGCCTGCAGGTCGCAGTGTACGGCGTGACGTTCTTCCTGCCGCAGCAGGTGTCCTCGCTGACCGGACAGAAGGTGGGGCTCGCCGTCGGCCTGCTCATCGCCGTCCCGTGGTTCTTCGGCATCTTCTCCTGCTACTTCATCGGCAAGGCCGCGGACACGGTGGCCAAGCGCCGCAAGTTCGGCACCGTCCTGTTTATCTCCACCGGCCTGTGCATCTTCGGGTCGGCCTGGGCAGGTACCAACCACCAGCCCGTCCTGGGCATGATCTTCATAACCCTGGCCGTCTGCAGCTTCCTGGCCGTGGGCCCGGTGGTGTGGTCCTATCCCACCGCGTTCCTTGCCGGGTCCGCTGCCGCCGCAGGTATCGGACTGATCAACTCCCTGGGTAACCTGGGCGGCTTCGTGGCACCCATCCTGCGTACCGCTGTTAATGAGGCCACCCAGTCGCCAACGGGTTCCATGGGCGTCTACGCCCTGGGCGTCCTGCCGTTCGTGGCCGCGGCGATGATGTTCGCCACCAGGCGGTTCAAGAACAAGGCCGACGACCTGCTCGACTGA
- a CDS encoding helix-turn-helix transcriptional regulator: MSDDDAALDVAFLALADPVRRRIIARLSRGPATVNDLAEPFEISKQAVSKHIQVLEQANLVTRSRDAQRRPVHLNPARLEALTAWIDQYRLVREGQFRSLDAVLESSAGQTAPKAKDRK; this comes from the coding sequence GTGTCGGATGACGACGCGGCTTTGGACGTGGCTTTCCTTGCCCTGGCCGACCCCGTTCGTCGACGCATCATCGCCCGGTTGAGCCGTGGTCCGGCCACCGTCAATGACCTGGCCGAACCCTTCGAGATTTCCAAACAGGCAGTTTCGAAGCACATCCAGGTACTCGAGCAGGCAAATTTGGTCACCCGCAGCAGGGACGCCCAGCGCCGGCCCGTCCACCTGAACCCTGCACGGCTGGAGGCGCTCACGGCCTGGATCGACCAGTACAGGCTGGTCCGCGAAGGGCAGTTCCGCAGCCTCGATGCGGTGCTTGAATCCAGCGCCGGGCAAACGGCGCCAAAGGCAAAGGACAGGAAATGA
- a CDS encoding triose-phosphate isomerase family protein: MSTSGSSTGNSPLYIGVSTKMYLGYQASLRWLSEVRSIVDNMPGLGMDSATESPVRVFVIPSFPVLEPAARILAGSPVLLGAQNCAWGDGPLTGEVSPGMLTELGVSLVEIGHAERRKLFAEDDAVVARKVRAAVEQSLTPLLCIGEPDRLDDGAAAAFCVQQVRAATDGDPALLNRLVLAYEPVWAIGAEEPAPPHHVNAVLARIRAELGPACPLIYGGSAGPGLLPRLPAADGLFLGRFAHDADNLGRVLDEALLLRQTDAPANSSSSRS, encoded by the coding sequence ATGAGCACCTCCGGCAGCAGCACAGGCAACAGCCCCCTTTACATCGGTGTCAGCACCAAGATGTACCTGGGCTACCAGGCAAGCCTGCGCTGGCTGTCGGAGGTGCGTTCCATCGTGGACAACATGCCCGGACTGGGCATGGATTCTGCCACGGAGTCCCCGGTCCGGGTCTTCGTCATCCCTTCCTTCCCTGTCCTGGAGCCCGCCGCGCGGATCCTGGCAGGTTCGCCCGTACTCCTCGGCGCGCAGAACTGCGCCTGGGGCGACGGGCCACTGACCGGTGAAGTCAGCCCCGGCATGCTGACCGAACTTGGCGTCTCCCTCGTCGAGATCGGCCATGCCGAACGCCGCAAACTTTTCGCGGAGGACGACGCCGTGGTGGCACGCAAGGTTCGTGCCGCCGTCGAACAGTCCCTCACCCCGCTGCTCTGCATCGGCGAGCCGGACAGGCTCGACGACGGAGCTGCCGCCGCCTTTTGCGTGCAACAGGTCCGCGCCGCCACGGACGGCGACCCCGCCCTGCTGAACCGCCTGGTCCTGGCCTACGAACCAGTCTGGGCCATCGGTGCGGAGGAGCCCGCCCCACCGCACCACGTCAACGCCGTCCTGGCGCGGATCCGTGCAGAGCTTGGCCCTGCCTGCCCCCTTATCTACGGCGGCAGCGCCGGGCCCGGACTGCTTCCCCGGCTGCCGGCCGCGGACGGACTCTTCCTGGGCCGTTTCGCCCACGATGCCGACAACCTTGGCCGTGTGCTGGACGAAGCCCTCCTCCTGCGTCAGACCGATGCGCCCGCCAACAGTTCGTCCAGCCGCTCGTAG